From the genome of uncultured Methanobacterium sp.:
ATACGATCGCTTTCAGGGTGGGAGGGAATATTCAGGTTTAAAAAATCAACCCCTTCAGGTAATCCTTTCTTCAAGATCATCCGGGCAACCCTCTCAGTCATCTTCTGTGCATGGGAAAAGTCTAAATCCACATGACCATCATGGAACTTGATGTCTCCCCGGGTTACCTGCATGGAAACAGAAAGTGCAGGGATACCGTGAACTGCTGCCTCCATGGCAGCTCCAATTGTTCCAGAAGTGGTTAACTCTGATTTTCCCAGGTTTTCACCTATGTTAATTCCGGATATGACTAAATCCGGTTTCTCATCAGCGATCTGGAAGATACCAATGATTACCGCATCAGTGGGAGTTCCAGAAACCATATGGGCCTCACTACCATCATTCATAGTTGTAGCTGTAACTCTAATCGGTTCAAAAAGGGTTAAAGCATGCCCAATTCCACTTTGTTGAGTGGCTGGTGCTACTACCAGTGTTTTGCCCAGTTTTTCTGCTGCTTTTTTAGCGGCGATGATGCCTGAGGAGTTAACTCCATCATCATTAGTGATGAGAATGGTCATAGAGGCAAATTTATACCTCAACATCTAAATAGTTTGCGTGGTTGTATCAGTTAGTAAGGGGAACAGTTTTAAGTATAAAGAAGTAGAAAACAAATATTATCATCTAGTAAATAAAGAAATTATGGGGTGATGTTATATCATCGCTGTTTGAAGGTGGGGGAATTGGATAAAAACAGATTAGTCAAATTCATGGCAAGGGTAATGGAGGAATCAGGCTTCAAGGTCTACCGTAACTTCCAGACTTCCCGACACATCATTGACATCTACGGAGTTCTACCCACCATCCTCGGAGACATTGGGGTGGTTGTAGCCTGTAAAAACTATGATGACCGATGGGAAGTAGGCCTGGATGTTTTAAAAGAAATGGAAATGGTGGGAAAAACCCTGAAAGCCTCCAAGATCGTAGTGGTTACCACTTCCTACTTCACCAAAAGTGCAGTAAACTATGCTGACCGCCGGAACATTAAAATAATAGATAAAGACGGGTTAATGACATTGGCAAAGAAATTTTCAGCCCAGCACGAGGAATACGGTGGAGTACAGGTGTACGATGATAATGATGATAATGACGGAGAAGGTGGAGGAAATCCAGAGGTGGTCGAAGATTACACACCCACCTCAAGCACTGCATCCTCATTTCCCAAAAAAACTTCATCTCCTGGTTTCTTCAGCCGGGGAAAGGGAAGTTTGGATCGGTCCAACAAATCAAGATCATTCTCCATGCCTGAGACCCCAGGACTTAAACCCCTCTTAACCAACACAGTATCCCTAATAATCATTGTATTTGCACTTTCATCCCTTATAACATATTTAATCAGCATGGGATATACAAATACCGCTATTTTGGGAATCACAAAAATATTAATTTCTGCGGTCTTATCTTACGGGTTGGTGATGGCAGTTGAACGTGATGTGACTACTACTCTCAGTAAAGGAACCATAGTATTCTTTGTTTCCCTTCTGATCTACGTTATCATGATCATGGTCCTTTAAAAATGACCATGGTCCTTTAAAACTATTTTTTATTAGAATTCTCATTTTTTTTATATTCTGACCGCGAATTATGACCTTGTATTTTTGTATTCTGACCAGGTATTCGTTGTATTTTGACATGGTATTCGAGTATTCTGATTTTCTTAGTTTCTCACTTTTTTAGCAGATCTCATTTTTTATTTTAAATATCCACGCAAAAATTATGGAGATTGGCTTAAATCTCACTATGTTTAAAACCATTTTTAAAGAGAGGGTCCATCAAGAATTAAAAAAGAGGACCATCAGAAAGGAAATACTAAAAAAATAACCAAAATATTCAAAAAAAAATGTCATTGTGATCCAATATCATTAGTCCACGTTATTAGTCATCCAATTTACGAAACTTTTGACCGGTGAAAGATACACCAAAAAGCACACGATAATTTAAAATCTCAAAATTTTTCCTTAAATCTTCTCAACGCTACCTTTAATCTGGTGAGCATATATGAAAAGTTCAAAAATAGTTCATTGCTAGGGATAGATGAAAATGGGCCGGAGGAGATTCGAACTCCTGATCACCTCGGTGTGAGCGAGGTATCATACCCCTAGACCACCGGCCCAGCTGAAATAATTTTTCAAATAGGATTTAAGCTTCTTATTAATCTTAAAATAACAAATATAGTTTTAATAAAGGATTTAAAAATGGGCCGGAGGAGATTCGAACTCCTGATCACCTCGTTGTAAGCGAGGTATCATACCCCTAGACCACCGGCCCATACTAGGTACTTCCATGGTTTGGCAGGGAAGTTATATAAAGTTTTCCAAGAATGGAGTATATATCATAATTATTTATTTTTAATATTTTCAATGGAAATATCCTGACAAATATTTAAATTGAGGCGTATACGCCCCAATAGGAAGATTAGTATTACTATTCATTACTGTAAATACAATTTAATACTAGTTTAACCAATAGATTTTGGATAAGATCATTATTTAATTTTGAGGGATAACATGGCCTTTGACGAGTCAGGAAAAATATGGTTCAATGGAGAGTTCGTTGATTGGAAGGAAGCAAACATTCATGCTTTATCACACGTAGTTCACTACGGATCCAGCGTTTTTGAGGGAATACGGTGTTACAATACCAAAAATGGTCCGGCAGTGTTCCGCCTTGTAGAACATGTGCAACGCCTCTACAACTCCGCCAAAATCTATCGAATGGAAATACCCTACTCCCAGGAAGACTTCTGCCAGACTATCCTGGACACTATTAAGATTAACCAGCTTGATGCGTGCTATATCCGTCCTGCTATCTTCAGGGGTTATGCTGAACTGGGAGTTTATCCCCTGAACTGCCCGGTAGAATCCATTATCGCAGTCTGGGCTTGGGGAAAATACTTGGGAGAAGAGGCCCTGGAAAATGGGGTGGATGTTGGCGTATCTACCTGGCGCCGTATGGCCCCCAACACCATGCCCAACATGGCAAAAGCCGGCTCAAACTACATGAACAGCCAGCTGGCCAAAATGGAAGCCGTGTCCAATAACTATGATGAAGCCATAATGCTGGACTACCAGGGAATGGTCAGTGAAGGTAGTGGAGAAAATATCTTCGTTGTAAAGGATGGAGTCCTACACACCCCACCACGAGCTTCTTCATTGCTGGACGGGATAACCCGGAATTCTGTAATCACCCTGGCCAGAGACATGGATATGGAAGTTAAAGAAGAAGAAATACCTCGAGAAATGCTTTACGTAGCTGATGAACTCTTTTTAACCGGTACTGCAGCCGAAATAAGTCCTATCAGATCTGTTGACCGCATAACTGTGGGTAATGGTAAGAGGGGTGAAATTACTAAAAAATTGCAGGACGATTTCTTCGCAATTTTAGAGGGCACTGCCGATGATAAGTATGGCTGGTTAACTTTTGTTTAACTTAAAGAGTTTCTTTAAGAATTCCTCAAAAACTAACTTATAAAAAAAAAACTTATTTTTTTATTTTTTTTATTTTATTTTTAATAGTCAACTTCCATTTTTTTTTAATTTACTGTAATTTTTCAAGTTTCATGGCTGTTTATCCTATTTTTAGCCATTTTTTGGTTTTAGATAGTTTCCAAAGTTCAGTTTATTAAAATTGTAATAATTTAAAGTGAATAGTCAAGCGAATCTGGGTGTAATTTATGGGGAAATAATAGATAAATATGGGTAAATCCTGGAATAAGCTTATTTTAAGTTAAAATCAATATTCAATTGCAAGTACACAGATTATACAAGGTATCTGGAAATTAAATGTAGTTATTTATCAAGGCATCTAGATAATAAGATGATAGTTATAAGTTATAACTTAGAACTTATATCTTACAACTTATAACTTATAATCACATGTTTTAAATACCCGCTAAACGTATTAATTACCTTCAGATTACCTTTAACTATACTAAATTAAGGGATAATAGCAGTGGAAATATAAAATAAGAGACCATAGGTAAATATAAAATTAACATCTTAGGAAAAATTTGGAGAAGTTATTTATGGATATTATTCAAGCAATAATAATGGGTGCAGTGCAAGGATTAACTGAATTCCTGCCAGTGAGCAGTTCAGCCCACCTGGTCATAGCCCCTCAGTTACTGGGCACGCAATCCAGTCTGGCATTTGACACCCTCTTACACGTAGGTACTCTGGTAGCAGTGATAGGATACTTCTGGAAAGATATTATATCCATGCTAAAAGCATTAGCATCCAGTCTTCTTGAAATTCCCAGAGGGAACTTTAAAGAAGGTGTGAAAGAAGATCCGTTTAAAAGATTAACCTGGCTGGTAGTGGTAGGTACCATTCCCGCGGGTTTAATGGGAGTACTGTTTAAAAGTGAGTTTGAAAGCCTTTTCAGCTCAGTTACAGCAGTTGGTTTTTTCCTCCTTATAACCGGAGTCATCCTGTGGGGTTCGGAATGGATAGCAAAGAAAAACAAGGATAAAAAAGGTAAAGATGTTAAAGAAGTTAGCTTCACCAATTCACTGGTTATTGGACTTTTCCAGGGATTTGCCATTGCCCCC
Proteins encoded in this window:
- the surE gene encoding 5'/3'-nucleotidase SurE, yielding MTILITNDDGVNSSGIIAAKKAAEKLGKTLVVAPATQQSGIGHALTLFEPIRVTATTMNDGSEAHMVSGTPTDAVIIGIFQIADEKPDLVISGINIGENLGKSELTTSGTIGAAMEAAVHGIPALSVSMQVTRGDIKFHDGHVDLDFSHAQKMTERVARMILKKGLPEGVDFLNLNIPSHPESDRIQLTRLGERMYRVHITERLDPRGKPYYWIDGDSVEDDDEGTDVHTLKRERCATLTPISLDATSPLELMDGWSKI
- a CDS encoding restriction endonuclease, with amino-acid sequence MGELDKNRLVKFMARVMEESGFKVYRNFQTSRHIIDIYGVLPTILGDIGVVVACKNYDDRWEVGLDVLKEMEMVGKTLKASKIVVVTTSYFTKSAVNYADRRNIKIIDKDGLMTLAKKFSAQHEEYGGVQVYDDNDDNDGEGGGNPEVVEDYTPTSSTASSFPKKTSSPGFFSRGKGSLDRSNKSRSFSMPETPGLKPLLTNTVSLIIIVFALSSLITYLISMGYTNTAILGITKILISAVLSYGLVMAVERDVTTTLSKGTIVFFVSLLIYVIMIMVL
- the ilvE gene encoding branched-chain-amino-acid transaminase, which produces MAFDESGKIWFNGEFVDWKEANIHALSHVVHYGSSVFEGIRCYNTKNGPAVFRLVEHVQRLYNSAKIYRMEIPYSQEDFCQTILDTIKINQLDACYIRPAIFRGYAELGVYPLNCPVESIIAVWAWGKYLGEEALENGVDVGVSTWRRMAPNTMPNMAKAGSNYMNSQLAKMEAVSNNYDEAIMLDYQGMVSEGSGENIFVVKDGVLHTPPRASSLLDGITRNSVITLARDMDMEVKEEEIPREMLYVADELFLTGTAAEISPIRSVDRITVGNGKRGEITKKLQDDFFAILEGTADDKYGWLTFV
- a CDS encoding undecaprenyl-diphosphate phosphatase, with translation MDIIQAIIMGAVQGLTEFLPVSSSAHLVIAPQLLGTQSSLAFDTLLHVGTLVAVIGYFWKDIISMLKALASSLLEIPRGNFKEGVKEDPFKRLTWLVVVGTIPAGLMGVLFKSEFESLFSSVTAVGFFLLITGVILWGSEWIAKKNKDKKGKDVKEVSFTNSLVIGLFQGFAIAPGISRSGSTIAAGLFSGLERKLAARYSFLLSIPAILGAALIQTKDIVSFDANLEVLIAGFLSAAIFSYLAVKFMMGYIQKHSLNIFAIYCWFVGALTIIISMVWV